Proteins encoded by one window of Paenibacillus sp. DCT19:
- the rsmI gene encoding 16S rRNA (cytidine(1402)-2'-O)-methyltransferase: protein MTLNVQKSYVDRTEGSGNLYLVGTPIGNLDDMTFRAINTLKECDIIAAEDTRQTRKLLTHFDITPSMLFSYHEHNKAASGPELIRYIIEGKNLALVSDAGLPAISDPGSDLVQLAIEAGIRVIPIPGPNAALSALIVSGLPTERFTFGGFLPREKKDMRKVLEAFDESNGTLLFYESPHRIRKTLSYLEEILGDRPVVLARELTKRHEEFARGSIRECIEWLEEHPPLGEYCLLVDGIKEHERKAEREAWWQQLSLEEHVAHYESEGLGRKDAMKKTGTDRGLTKRDVYNALL from the coding sequence ATGACATTGAACGTTCAGAAAAGCTATGTAGATCGAACGGAAGGCTCAGGAAATTTATATTTGGTCGGAACCCCAATTGGTAACCTGGACGATATGACCTTCAGAGCGATCAACACATTGAAGGAATGTGACATCATCGCGGCCGAGGATACGAGACAGACAAGAAAGCTCTTAACCCATTTTGATATTACACCTTCCATGCTGTTTAGTTACCATGAGCATAATAAGGCCGCAAGCGGGCCTGAACTGATACGCTATATAATAGAAGGAAAAAATTTGGCACTCGTCAGTGATGCAGGTTTACCGGCTATTTCTGACCCTGGTTCTGACCTAGTACAGCTTGCCATTGAAGCTGGAATTCGTGTCATTCCGATCCCAGGACCGAATGCAGCATTGTCTGCTCTGATTGTGTCGGGGCTACCGACAGAACGATTCACCTTTGGTGGTTTCCTGCCGCGAGAGAAAAAAGATATGCGAAAAGTGCTGGAGGCTTTTGACGAATCAAACGGCACTTTGTTGTTTTATGAGTCACCTCACCGCATTCGTAAAACACTATCCTATTTGGAAGAGATCTTGGGTGATCGTCCTGTAGTTTTGGCTCGAGAATTGACTAAGCGCCATGAGGAGTTTGCAAGAGGTAGCATCCGAGAATGTATCGAATGGCTCGAAGAGCATCCACCACTTGGAGAGTACTGTCTTCTGGTTGATGGGATCAAGGAGCATGAACGGAAAGCAGAACGTGAAGCATGGTGGCAACAGCTTTCATTGGAAGAGCATGTAGCCCATTATGAGTCCGAGGGTCTAGGTCGTAAGGATGCGATGAAGAAAACGGGTACAGATCGAGGGTTAACGAAAAGAGACGTGTATAACGCTTTATTATAA
- a CDS encoding HD domain-containing protein, with the protein MEQRLTEEKVFKDPVHNYIHVQDPIIWQLINTPEFQRLRRIRQLGTSYLTFHGAEHSRFSHSLGVYEITRKIISQFERSHYSDWPKEEKIVALCAALLHDLGHGPFSHSIEEAFDMNHEDWTCRIIMGDTEVGAILRRYAPDFPEKVASVIQKTYEKPIVVNLITSPLDADRMDYLLRDAYFTGVNYGTIDLDRILRMLRPYHGRIVVKESGMHAVEDYLMSRYQMYWQIYFHPVTRSSEIILRQIFKRAKTLVKQGFNFRFMIDPLPQLFEGELAVHEYLQLDEALIQTAFMQWRKEDDAVLSELCERFMDRRLYKYVEVEQIDVETIEEMREAFAKAGLNPEYDLEIDFPTDLPYDVFRPNESTDKQILLLDRQDQLHELSEVSDIVRSISGIHRGKHHLYYPQNKVDAILHELPSHLRPYFS; encoded by the coding sequence ATGGAACAGCGTTTAACGGAGGAAAAGGTATTCAAAGATCCCGTACATAATTATATCCATGTGCAAGACCCGATTATCTGGCAGTTGATTAATACCCCCGAGTTTCAACGCCTACGTCGGATTCGCCAACTAGGTACATCGTATCTGACTTTTCATGGAGCAGAACACAGCCGCTTTTCTCATTCGCTAGGTGTGTACGAGATTACACGTAAAATTATTTCACAATTTGAAAGAAGTCATTATTCGGATTGGCCGAAAGAGGAGAAGATTGTGGCTCTCTGTGCTGCCTTACTACATGATTTGGGACATGGCCCATTCTCTCACTCCATTGAAGAAGCATTTGATATGAATCATGAAGATTGGACTTGCCGCATCATTATGGGCGATACCGAGGTAGGGGCCATCTTAAGACGGTATGCGCCAGATTTTCCAGAGAAGGTTGCATCGGTGATACAAAAAACGTACGAAAAACCTATTGTGGTCAATTTGATTACAAGTCCACTTGATGCTGATCGCATGGATTACTTACTTCGCGATGCGTATTTCACAGGTGTTAACTATGGTACGATTGACCTTGATCGGATTTTGCGTATGCTCCGTCCCTACCACGGACGAATCGTGGTCAAGGAGTCGGGTATGCATGCTGTGGAGGATTACTTGATGTCTAGGTACCAGATGTATTGGCAGATCTACTTCCATCCAGTTACCCGCAGTTCTGAGATTATATTGCGTCAAATTTTTAAACGAGCTAAAACGCTGGTGAAGCAGGGATTTAATTTCCGTTTCATGATTGATCCTTTGCCCCAGTTGTTTGAAGGTGAACTTGCTGTTCATGAATATCTGCAACTGGACGAAGCATTGATCCAAACGGCATTCATGCAATGGCGCAAAGAAGACGATGCTGTTCTAAGTGAGCTCTGCGAACGATTTATGGATCGCAGATTATATAAGTATGTAGAGGTAGAACAGATCGATGTAGAGACGATTGAAGAGATGCGAGAAGCTTTCGCCAAGGCAGGATTAAATCCTGAGTATGATCTAGAAATTGATTTTCCGACCGATCTTCCGTATGATGTGTTTCGTCCGAATGAATCGACGGATAAGCAAATCTTGTTGCTTGATCGGCAGGACCAGCTGCACGAGCTATCAGAGGTTTCCGATATTGTCCGTTCAATCAGTGGCATTCATCGTGGAAAGCATCATCTATACTACCCACAGAACAAGGTTGATGCCATTCTTCATGAGTTGCCATCTCATTTGCGCCCCTACTTCTCATGA
- a CDS encoding AbrB/MazE/SpoVT family DNA-binding domain-containing protein, translated as MMKSTGIVRKVDELGRVVIPIELRRTLGIGEKDALEIYVDGERIMLKKYEPACIFCGNAENVTYFKGKIVCNECISEIPAPVTK; from the coding sequence ATGATGAAATCAACAGGTATTGTAAGAAAAGTCGACGAACTGGGACGGGTAGTTATTCCAATCGAATTGCGCCGTACGCTGGGTATTGGTGAAAAGGATGCTCTTGAGATCTATGTTGATGGTGAGCGCATCATGTTGAAAAAATACGAGCCAGCTTGTATCTTCTGTGGTAATGCTGAGAACGTAACTTACTTCAAAGGTAAAATTGTTTGTAACGAATGTATTTCCGAGATCCCTGCACCTGTGACAAAATAA